ACGGACCAGTTCTTCTTCATGTCCGGTGATCGTGGCGCTGAGGCGTCCGCCCGCGCATCGGGCAGATGCCCCGGGCCGGATCGCCGACGGCAGCTCGTCACGGGCACCCCCTAGGGAACGCCGCCGGGGCGCCTGAGGCACCGGTCCCGGACCCTCCGGCGAACCAGGTCGGGCCGCCGTCGGGTCTGTCGCCGGTCGCCGGTCCCGGGGGGCGGCCGGAATTCCCGGGCGTGGCGCCGATGAGTTCGCATGGCGCCGGCGGTCCACCCTCCATGACCGACACCACCGTCGCATTCGACCTCGGCCCGCAGACGCTGATCGTGGCGCGCCTCGCGGAGGGGGTCCGCGACGAGCAGCTCGCGGACCCGACCCCCTGCCCGCGCTGCGCCGTCCGCAACCTGCTCGGGCACCTCACCGGCCTCTCCGTCGCCTTCCGGGACGCGGCCCGCAAGGACCTCGGACCCACCACCGACACCCCCGCGGACGCCGCCGGGCCGGACATCGGCCCCGGCTGGCGCGAGGACCTGGCCAAGGCGCTCGACGCACTCGCCGACGCCTGGCGCGACCCGGCCGCCTGGACCGGCACGACCCGCGCCGGCGCCGTGGACCTGCCCGGCGCGGTGGCGGCCGCCGTCGTCGCCGACGAGCTGGTGATCCACGGCTGGGACCTGGCCCGGGCCACCGGCCAGGAGTACGCGCCCGACCCGGCCGCCCTGCGCGCCTCGCACGACTTCCTGCGGGCGGCCGCAGAGCAGTCGGACCGCGGCGACGGCGCCTTCGGCCCCGTGGTGCCCGTCCCTGACGACGCCCCGCTGCTCGACCGGGCGGTCGGCCTCAGCGGGCGTGATCCGAGGTGGACGCGGTAGCGGGACCGCCCGGCCCGCCCTGGACGGCCCCCTGCGGTTGCCGTAGACGGACGCAATCACGGCGCGTCCGGCGAGAGCGAAACGTACGCTCCCCACCATGCCCCTGAGCCTCACCGTCCTCGGCACCGCCTCTCCGCACCCGGGGCCGGGCCGCCCCTGCTCCGGCTACCTGCTGCGCGGAGCGGGGGCGGAGGTATGGGTGGACGCCGGACCCGGGACGTTCGCGGAATTGCAACGGCACACCGACCCGGACCGGCTCACGGCGATCTGGATATCCCACCTCCACGTCGACCACAGCGCGGATCTCCTCGCCGCGGCCTACGCCCTCGCCTACGGCGGGATGACCCCGCCCGCCCCGATCCCGGTCTACGCGCCGCTCGACTGCGCCCGGCGCCTGGCGGGTTTCTTCGGCCGGCCCGACGTACGGTTCCTGAGCGAGGTCTTCGACTTCAGGGCCCTGTTCGACGGGCACACCGTACGGCACTGGAACCTGCGCCTCACCTCGCGCGCGGTGGTGCACGACACCGAGGCGTACGGGCTGCGGGCCGAGTGCCAGGGGAGCGTGCTCGCGTACTCCGGAGACAGCGGACCGTGCGACGCCCTCACCGAACTCGCCTCCGGGGCGGACCTGTTCCTGTGCGAGGCGGACATCGACCGGCATCGCGAAGGCGAACACGAACCGCAGGTGCATCTCACCCCCGAGGAGGCCGGCGACGCCGCTCGCCGGGCCGGAGTGCGCGAGCTGTACATCACCCATGTCGGACCCACGCTGACCCGGAAGGCCGCGACCGCGCGGGCCGCCGTCGCCTTCGGTGGACCCGCCCGCACCGCACGTGAGGGCGAGACCATCCCCTTCTGACCCCACTTGGGGCCCTTGCGCCCCGGCAACCCCGACTTCCTTTGTCAGAAGCATTGACGAAACACGGGCCCGCTCCTACCTTCAACGCGTCGTACCTCGTACGTCATATATGAGACGCGATACGCCAGATCCGAGATCAGATACGCGACACCCGAGAGGCGCGCATGACCTCTGTGCCCACGCCGATCCCCTCCCGCACGCAGTACGTGCTGGAGGAGATCAAACGCCGCATCCTCACCGGGCGGCTGACGCCCGGTCAGGCCCTGGTCGAGACCGAGCTCGCCGCCCAGTTCGGGGTCTCCAAGACCCCGGTGCGCGAGGCGCTCAAGACCCTGGCCGGCACCGGACTGGTCGTCATGAGCCAGTACAAGGGCGTCACGGTGCGCATGGTGGACGCGGACATGGCGCGCGAGGTCTACGACGTCCGCCTGCTCCTCGAACCCGAGGCGCTCAAGCGGGCCGTGCGACGAGGCGCCTCCCTGGATGCCGCCCGCGAGGCGCTGACCAAGGCCGACGGGGCGACCGACACCGCCGAACGCTCCCTGGCCAACCGGGAGTTCCACCGCGCCCTGTACCTGCCGTGCGGCAACCCGCTGCTCGGCAGGATGCTCGACGAGGTGCGCGACCAGGCCGCCCTGGTCTCCGCCGTCGCCTGGGCCGCCTCGCCCTCCTGGGAACGGGAGGCGGGCGAGCACCGCGAGATCCTGCGGCTCGCCCTGGCCGGGGACGCCGACGGCGCGGGCCGCGCCCTGCACGCCCACATCGCGTCCTTCGTGCACCGGGCGTTCCCCGAGACCGCCCATGAGGCCCCCGCGGAGACCAAGGCAGAGAAAGGCCAGGAATGAGCAGCGTGGCGTTCGAGACCCAGCGCGCGGCCCTGGCCGACGTGGTGGCCATCCCGGTGACCCCGTTCGCCGAGGACGGCTCCGTCGACGGCGACGCCCACCGGGCCCTGCTGCGCCGGCTGCTCGACGGCGGGATCACCACCCTCACCCCGAACGGCAACACCGGCGAGTTCTACGCCCTCACCCCCGAGGAGCGCCGCCACGTCATGGAACTCACCGCGGAGACGGCCGGCGGACGGGCGGTGATCCTGGCCGGCGTCGGACACGACGTGCCGACCGCCGTCGCCTCCGCCCGGCACGCCCGTGACCTGGGCGCGGGGATGGTGATGGTCCACCAGCCCGTCCACCCCTATGTCTCGCAGCGCGGCTGGGTCGACTACCACCGGGAGATCGCGGCGGCGGTGCCCGAGCTGGGTGTCGTCCCGTACATCCGCAACGCGCAGCTGCACGGCGAACGCCTCGCCGACCTGGCCGACGCCTGTCCGAACGTCATCGGCGTCAAGTACGCCGTCCCGGACGCCTCCCGCTTCGCCGCCTTCGCGCGGGACGCGGGTCTCGAGCGCTTCGTCTGGGTCGCCGGACTCGCCGAGCCGTACGCCCCCTCCTACTTCTCCGCCGGCGCCACCGGCTTCACCTCCGGGCTCGTCAACGTCGCCCCGGCCGTCTCGCTGAACATGATCGAAGCGCTTCGATCCGGGGACTATCCGGCCGCGATGAAGGTGTGGGAACAGATCAGGCGCTTCGAGGAACTGCGCGCCGCCGACGGCTCCGCCGACAACGTCACCGTCGTCAAGGAAGCCCTTGCCTCCCTCGGCCTGTGCCGACGTGAGGTGCGCCCGCCGAGCCGGACGCTGCCGGAGCACGAGAGGGCCGAGATCGCCGCCATAGCGGCCGGGTGGTCCATATGAAGCGCTTCGACGACCAGCCCAGGAAACGCCCCGAGGAACTCAGAAGCCACCAGTGGTACGGCGCCGAGGGCCTGCGCTCCTTCAGCCACCGCGCCCGCACCCGCCAGCTCGGCTATCTCCCCGAGGAGCACCTCGGCAAGCCGGTCGTCGCGATCCTCAACACCTGGTCGGACATCAACCCCTGTCACGTCCACCTGCGCGACCGCGCACAGGCCGTCAAGCGGGGCGTGTGGCAGGCGGGCGGCTTCCCGCTGGAGTTCCCGGTCTCCACGCTCAGCGAGACCTTCCAGAAGCCGACGCCGATGCTCTACCGCAACCTGCTCGCGATGGAGACCGAGGAGCTGCTGCGCTCCTACCCCGTCGACGGCGCCGTACTGATGGGCGGCTGCGACAAGACGACACCCGCGCTGCTCATGGGCGCGGCCAGCGTCGACCTGCCCACGGTCTTCGTCCCGGCCGGGCCCATGCTGCCCGGCCACTGGCGCAACGAGGTCCTCGGCTCGGGCACCGACATGTGGAAGTACTGGGACGACAAGCGGGCCGGCCTCATCGGCGACTGCGAGCTGGCCGAGCTGGAGAACGGCCTCGCGCGCTCGCCGGGGCACTGCATGACGATGGGCACGGCGTCCACGCTGACGGCCGCCGCGGAGGCGCTGGGCGTGACGGTGCCGGGCGCGTCGAGCATCCCGGCCGTCGACTCGGGACACGACCGGATGGCGGCGCAGGCCGGCATGAGGATCGTCGAACAGGTCCACAAGGGGCGCGTACTCTCCGAGATCCTGACCCGGGACGCCTTCGAGGACGCCGTGACGACCGTCCTCGGCCTCGGCGGTTCGACCAACGCCGTGATCCACCTGATCGCCATGGCGGGCCGCGCGGGCGTCGAGCTCACCCTCGACGACTTCGACCGCGTCGCCCGGACCGTCCCGGTCCTCGCCAACGTGCGGCCCGGCGGCCAGAAGTACCTCATGGAGGACTTCCACTTCGCGGGCGGACTCCCCGGCTTCCTCTCCCGGATCCCGGACCTGCTCCACCTGGACCGCCCGACCGTCTCGCACGACACCCTGCGCGAGCAGCTCGCCGGCGCCCAGGTGCACAACGACGACGTCATCCGGCACCGGGAGGACCCGGTCGCGAGCGAGGGCGGGGTCGCCGTCCTGCGCGGCAACCTCTGCCCGGACGGCGCGGTCATCAAGCACATCGCCGCCGAGCCGCACCTGCTCAAGCACACCGGCGCCGCGGTCGTCTTCGACGACTACCGCACCATGCAGCGCACCATCAACGATCCCGCGCTCGGGATCACCGCCGACACGGTCCTGGTGCTGCGGGGCTCCGGCCCCAAGGGCGGCCCGGGCATGCCCGAGTACGGCATGCTGCCCATCCCCGACCACCTGCTCAAGCAGGGCGTGCGGGACATGGTGCGGATCTCCGACGCACGGATGAGCGGGACGAGTTACGGCACATGCGTCCTGCACGTGGCGCCCGAGTCACACGTGGGCGGGCCCCTCGCCCTGGTGCGCACGGGGGACTCCATCACCCTCGACGTGGAGGCCCGGTCCCTTCAGCTCAACGTGGACGACGAGGAGCTGGACCGGCGCAGGGCGCAGTGGACGCCGCCGCCCGTCCGCTACGAGCGCGGCTACGGCGCGCTCTACAACGAACAGATCACCCAGGCCGACACCGGCTGCGACTTCGCGTTCCTGGCCCGCCCGGGCAAGGTCGCGGACCCGTACGCGGGCTGACCGCAGCGGCACGGCCCCGGCCGTCCCATGTGCACCGAGAAAGCGCTTCACCCGCACGGAAGCACGATGCGCACGAACGCAGACGTCGCACGACGCACACGACGCACGACGCACAGGACGCACGACGCACACGACGCACAGGACGCACGACGCACACGACGCACAGGACGCACGACGCACACGACGCACGACGCACCGAGAGACGTACTGAGAACGGAGAACAGTCATGGCCCAAGCCGCAGCCGTGGCGAAACCGCCCGCGCCACCCCGGCGGCGCCGTGCCTCCGCCGCGCCGCGCAGACTGCCGTATCTGCTGATCGCGCCGGCGGCGCTGCTGATGCTGGGCTTCATCGCCTACCCGGTCATCAGCGTCTTCTACTACAGCCTTCAGAACTACAACCCCACCAAACCGTGGCGCAACGGCTTCGCGGGCTTCGACAACTTCGTCCACGCCTTCACCGACGACCCGCAGTTCTGGGACACGCTCACCTTCAGCGCCAAGTGGGTCTTCGTCGAGGTCGGACTCCAGCTGCTGTTCGGTCTGGCGCTGGCACTGATCGTCAACCAGACCTTCGTCGGGCGCTCGCTCGGCCGGGCGCTGGTCTTCTCCCCGTGGGCCGTCTCCGGCGTGCTGACCTCCGCGATCTGGGTGCTGCTCTACAACTCCCAGACCGGCATCACCCGTTACCTGGCGGACATGGGGATCGGCGAGTACGGCACCAGCTGGCTGTCGGACACCTCCACCGTCTTCCCCGCGGCGATCGTCGCCGACCTGTGGCGCGGCGTCCCCTTCTTCGCGATCCTCATCCTCGCCGACCTCCAGTCCGTCTCCAGGGACCTGTACGAGGCGGCCGAGGTCGACGGGGCGAGCCGGATCAAACAGTTCTGGCACATCACCCTGCCCCACCTGAAGGACGCGATCGTCCTGTCCACGCTGCTGCGCGCGGTGTGGGAGTTCAACAACGTCGACCTGCTCTACACGCTCACCGGCGGCGGCCCGGCGGGGGAGACCACCACCCTCCCGCTGTACATCGCCAACACCAGCGTCGACGCCCACAACTTCGGCTACGCGTCCGCCCTCACCACGGTCGCGTTCGTGATCCTGCTCTTCTGCTCGATGGTCTATCTGCGGCTGAGCAAGTTCGGAGGAGGCGACAAGTGATCACCAAGGAGGCCACCGAGGTCACACCCGTCCCCGTGCGCGTGCCCGGCGCGCCCGCCCGGCGCCCGTCCCGGCAGAAGCGTGCCTGGGACGAGGCCCCCCGCTGGCAGATCTACCTCCCCCTGGGGATCTACCTGGTCTTCACCCTGGTCCCCTTCTACTGGATCCTCCTCTTCGCGCTCCGCCCGGCCGGCTCGACCGCGCTCGTGCCCTGGCCGATGACCTTCGAGCACTTCGAGAAGGTCTGGAACGAGCGGGACTTCGCCGTCTACTTCCAGAACAGCGTGATCACGGGCGTGGCGACCCTGCTGCTCACCACCGGCGTCGCCCTGGCCGGCGGCTACGCCCTCGCCCGCTTCGAGTTCAGGATCAAGCGCGGCTTCATGCTGGCCCTGCTGTGCACCCAGTTCGTGCCGGGCGCGCTGCTCCTCGTACCGCTGTTCCAGATCTTCGCCGAGCTGAAGATGATCAACTCGCTGGGCAGTGTCATCATCGCCGAGACGGTCTTCCAGCTGCCCCTGTCGATGATCCTGATCAGCGGCTTCATCCGGAACGTGCCGTACTCCCTGGAGGAGGCCGCCTGGGTCGACGGCTGCAACCGGCTCACCGCCTTCCGGATCGTCGTGCTCCCCCTGCTGCGGCCCGGGCTGATCGCCGTCGGCTCCTTCGCCTTCGTGCATGCCTGGAACCACTTCCTGTTCGCCCTGATGTTCCTGTCCGACCAGACCAAGCAGACGATCCCGGTCGGCCTCAACACCCTGATGAGCGCGGACAGCGTCGACCTGGGCGCGCTGGCCGCGGGCGGCATCATCGCCGCCGTCCCCGTGGTGGTCGTCTTCGCCTTCATCCAGAAGTGGCTGATCACCGGCTTCAGCGCGGGGGCGGTGAAGGGGTGAGGCTCCGTCGGACCACGGTGGTCACGGCCGCGTCGGGGCTGCTGCGCGAGTGCGGTCCCGCGGCGGGCCCCGGCCGGACGCCTACCCTGCACGGAAAGATCGACAGCGCCGCGGTGGCCGACCGCGAGGTGGCACGCGGCGCGGGCGCAGGGAGGATTCCATGAGCACCGCCGAACCGATGAGCGGCCCGGTCCCGATCGTCCTCGCGGGCGCGCGCGGTCACGGCCGCTGGCACCTGGACAACATCCGCCGCCTCCAGGACAAGGGCATCGTCCGACTGGCGGGCGTCTGCGAGCTGACCCCGCTGACCCCGGCGGAGATCCCCGAGGGCCTCGGCACGCCCGAGCAGTCCGCCGACTTCGGCGCGCTGCTGGACACGACCGGCGCCCGGATCGCCGTCGTCTGCACCCCGATCCCGACCCACACCGACCTGGCCCTGACCGCGGCGCGCAAGGGCGTGCACCTGCTCCTGGAGAAGCCGCCCGCGCCCTCCTACGCCGAGTTCCGCCGGATGGCCGAAGGAGTCGCCGAGGCGGGCGTGGTCTGCCAGATCGGCTTCCAGTCGCTGGGCTCGCACGCCGTGCCCGCGATCCGCGAACTGATCAGGAACGGTGCGATCGGTGACATCGCGGGGGTCGGCGGCGCCGGCGCCTGGGCCCGCGCCGAGTCGTACTACCGGCGCGCGCCCTGGGCGGGCAAGCGGCGGCTGAACGGCGTCGACGTGATCGACGGGGCGCTCACCAACCCGCTCGCCCACGCCGTCGCCACCGCCCTCGCACTGGCCGGCGCCACCCGCGCGGACGACGTCACCCGCATCGAGACCGAGCTGGCGCACGCCAACGCCATCGAGTCCGACGACACCTCCTGCGTCCGTGTCAGCACCGCCGACGGCCGCGAGATCGTCGTCGCGGCCACGCTGTGCGCCGAGGACCCGGACGACCCGTACGTCGTCGTGCACGGCAGCCGCGGCCGGATCACCTACTGGTACAAGCAGGACCGCGTCCTGCTCCAGCGGGCCGGCCACGGTCCCGAGGAGTTCGAGTACGGCCGCACCGACCTGCTGGAGAACCTCGTCGAGCACCTCGTCGACGGAACGGAACTGCTGGTCCCGCCGGCGGCGACCGAGTCGTTCATGCGGGTCGTCGAGGCGATCCGGGTCGCCCCCGACCCGGTGCAGCTGCCTGACGACGCCTGGCGTCCGCTGCCCGACGAGGAACGGCGGGTCGTTCCCGGCATCGACGGCCTCGTCGCGGCCGCCGCCGACACCCTCGCCCTCTTCTCCGAACTGGGCGCCCCGTGGGCGTTCCCGACCGCGCATCCGAAAGAGGTGAGCCCCTGATGACCGCACAGCCCCCCGACGCACCGGTCGTCCTGCGTGTCGCCGGCCGCCCGGTCGCCCGCTACGTCACCCGGCCCGAGCTGCCCGCCCGGTTCTCCCCGCGTCCCTACCTGCACCCTGTCACCACCCTGGCGGGCACGGCGGTCACCGAGCTGAGCCCGGCCGACCACGCACACCACCTCGGCGTCGGTGTAGCCGTACCCGACGTCGAGGGGCACAACTTCTGGGGCGGACGCACCTACGTCCGTGACCGGGGCCCGACCGAACTCGACAACCACGGCGCCCAGCGGCACAGCTCCTTCCAGCTCCGCGACCCGGACGGCTTCGTGGAGGAGCTGCGCTGGGTGGCCTCGGGAACGGAACTGCTGCGCGAACGCCGTACGGTCGCGGCCACCGAACTCACCGACTCCGCCTGGGCGCTGGACTTCACCTTCTCGCTGACCAACGTCACGTCCGACCCGCTGTCCATCGGCAGCCCGGCGACGAACGGACGCCCCGGAGCGGCCTACGGCGGCTTCTTCTGGCGGGCCAGGAAGGAGGACACGCCTCCCGCGGTCTTCACCGCCGGTACGGAGGGCGAGGCGTCGGTCCACGGCGCTCCCGCCGACTGGCTCGCCCTGGCCGGCGCGGACTGGACGCTCGTCTTCGCGGGGGCCACCGGCACCACCCGGCGCGACCCCTGGTTCGTCCGCACCGCCGAGTATCCGGGCGTCGGCTCCTCGCTGGCTTCGGGGGCGAGGCTGCCGGTCCCGTCCGGCGGGACGGCCGTACGCCGGATCGTCACCGTCGTCGCCGACGGCCGCCTGGACCGGACCGAGGCGGCGGCACTGGTACGGAAGGCGGTCAGCCAGTGAGGTACGAGACGTACACCAACCCCGTCCTGAACGCCGACTGGTCGGACCCGGACGTGGTGCGGGTGGGTGACGACTTCTACCTCACCGCCTCCAGCTTCGGCCGCGCCCCCGGGCTGCCCCTGCTGCACTCGCGCGACCTGGTCAACTGGACGCTGATCGGTCACGCCCTCGAACACCTCGAACCCGTCGAGGAGTTCCGGTCCCCGCGGCACGACTGCGGAGTGTGGGCGCCCTCGCTGAGGCACCACGACGACCGCTTCTGGATTTTCTGGGGCGACCCCGACCAGGGCATCTTCCAGATCAACTCACCTGAGATCAGAGGGCCTTGGTCGCGCCCGCACCTGGTGAAGGAGGGCAGGGGACTCATCGACCCGTGTCCCCTGTGGGACGAGGAGACGGGCGATGCCTATCTGGTCCATGCCTGGGCCAGGTCCCGCGCGGGCGTCAAGAACCGGCTCACCGGTCACCGTATGCACCCGGAGGGGACGGCCGTCCTCGACGAGGGCAAGGTGATCGTCGAGGGGGACCGGATCCCCGGCTGGTTCACGCTCGAAGGCCCGAAGCTCTACCGGCACGACGGCTGGTTCTGGATCCTCGCGCCCGCCGGGGGAGTGGAGACCGGCTGGCAGGGCGCCTTCCGGTCCCGGGACTTCTTCGGCCCGTACGAGGAGCGGATCGTCCTGGAGCAGAAGGACACCGAGGTCAACGGCCCTCACCAGGGCGGCTGGGTCCGCACCCGTTCCGGCGAGGACTGGTTCCTGCACTTCCAGCAGCGCGGCGCCTACGGCCGTGTCGTCCACCTCCAGCCGATGCGCTGGGACGGCGCGGGCGGCTGGCCGGTGATCGGCGACGAGGGCGCACCGGTGCGCGAGCACCGGCGGCCCGACCTGCCGGCGGGGCCGCCCGCCGCGCCCGCCACCGACGACGACTTCCCCGGCGGACGCTTCGGCCGCCAGTGGTCGTGGACGGCCAACCCCCGCGACGGCTGGGCGCCCCGGCACTCCGCCGACGGACTGCGCCTGACCTGCGTGCGGACAGCGGACGCGGACGACCTGCGCACCGTGCCGGCCGTCCTGACCCAACGACTGCCGGGGCTCCCGTCCGCCGTCGAGGTGGAGCTGTCTCTGCACGGCGAGGAGCCGGGAGCACGCGCCGGACTCACCGTCCTCGGTGACGCCTTCGCCTGGATCGGACTCCAGCGGGGCGCCGACGGAGCCGTCCACCTGGTGCACCGGTTCGCCGAACCGGTCGCCCCGGGGGCGCCTCCCACGCCGTGCGGGCATGGCGGCAGGG
This Streptomyces sp. NBC_00377 DNA region includes the following protein-coding sequences:
- a CDS encoding MBL fold metallo-hydrolase, yielding MPLSLTVLGTASPHPGPGRPCSGYLLRGAGAEVWVDAGPGTFAELQRHTDPDRLTAIWISHLHVDHSADLLAAAYALAYGGMTPPAPIPVYAPLDCARRLAGFFGRPDVRFLSEVFDFRALFDGHTVRHWNLRLTSRAVVHDTEAYGLRAECQGSVLAYSGDSGPCDALTELASGADLFLCEADIDRHREGEHEPQVHLTPEEAGDAARRAGVRELYITHVGPTLTRKAATARAAVAFGGPARTAREGETIPF
- a CDS encoding glycoside hydrolase family 43 protein, which encodes MRYETYTNPVLNADWSDPDVVRVGDDFYLTASSFGRAPGLPLLHSRDLVNWTLIGHALEHLEPVEEFRSPRHDCGVWAPSLRHHDDRFWIFWGDPDQGIFQINSPEIRGPWSRPHLVKEGRGLIDPCPLWDEETGDAYLVHAWARSRAGVKNRLTGHRMHPEGTAVLDEGKVIVEGDRIPGWFTLEGPKLYRHDGWFWILAPAGGVETGWQGAFRSRDFFGPYEERIVLEQKDTEVNGPHQGGWVRTRSGEDWFLHFQQRGAYGRVVHLQPMRWDGAGGWPVIGDEGAPVREHRRPDLPAGPPAAPATDDDFPGGRFGRQWSWTANPRDGWAPRHSADGLRLTCVRTADADDLRTVPAVLTQRLPGLPSAVEVELSLHGEEPGARAGLTVLGDAFAWIGLQRGADGAVHLVHRFAEPVAPGAPPTPCGHGGRERDAAHPRPAPRGRACLRIEIGAGARCRFAYDVGDGLRYSGPVFTATPWRWVGALLGLFALAPAGTGYAGTATFDEFRIRPL
- a CDS encoding TIGR03086 family metal-binding protein, encoding MTDTTVAFDLGPQTLIVARLAEGVRDEQLADPTPCPRCAVRNLLGHLTGLSVAFRDAARKDLGPTTDTPADAAGPDIGPGWREDLAKALDALADAWRDPAAWTGTTRAGAVDLPGAVAAAVVADELVIHGWDLARATGQEYAPDPAALRASHDFLRAAAEQSDRGDGAFGPVVPVPDDAPLLDRAVGLSGRDPRWTR
- a CDS encoding dihydrodipicolinate synthase family protein, which translates into the protein MSSVAFETQRAALADVVAIPVTPFAEDGSVDGDAHRALLRRLLDGGITTLTPNGNTGEFYALTPEERRHVMELTAETAGGRAVILAGVGHDVPTAVASARHARDLGAGMVMVHQPVHPYVSQRGWVDYHREIAAAVPELGVVPYIRNAQLHGERLADLADACPNVIGVKYAVPDASRFAAFARDAGLERFVWVAGLAEPYAPSYFSAGATGFTSGLVNVAPAVSLNMIEALRSGDYPAAMKVWEQIRRFEELRAADGSADNVTVVKEALASLGLCRREVRPPSRTLPEHERAEIAAIAAGWSI
- a CDS encoding Gfo/Idh/MocA family protein; protein product: MSTAEPMSGPVPIVLAGARGHGRWHLDNIRRLQDKGIVRLAGVCELTPLTPAEIPEGLGTPEQSADFGALLDTTGARIAVVCTPIPTHTDLALTAARKGVHLLLEKPPAPSYAEFRRMAEGVAEAGVVCQIGFQSLGSHAVPAIRELIRNGAIGDIAGVGGAGAWARAESYYRRAPWAGKRRLNGVDVIDGALTNPLAHAVATALALAGATRADDVTRIETELAHANAIESDDTSCVRVSTADGREIVVAATLCAEDPDDPYVVVHGSRGRITYWYKQDRVLLQRAGHGPEEFEYGRTDLLENLVEHLVDGTELLVPPAATESFMRVVEAIRVAPDPVQLPDDAWRPLPDEERRVVPGIDGLVAAAADTLALFSELGAPWAFPTAHPKEVSP
- a CDS encoding carbohydrate ABC transporter permease, producing the protein MAQAAAVAKPPAPPRRRRASAAPRRLPYLLIAPAALLMLGFIAYPVISVFYYSLQNYNPTKPWRNGFAGFDNFVHAFTDDPQFWDTLTFSAKWVFVEVGLQLLFGLALALIVNQTFVGRSLGRALVFSPWAVSGVLTSAIWVLLYNSQTGITRYLADMGIGEYGTSWLSDTSTVFPAAIVADLWRGVPFFAILILADLQSVSRDLYEAAEVDGASRIKQFWHITLPHLKDAIVLSTLLRAVWEFNNVDLLYTLTGGGPAGETTTLPLYIANTSVDAHNFGYASALTTVAFVILLFCSMVYLRLSKFGGGDK
- a CDS encoding carbohydrate ABC transporter permease translates to MITKEATEVTPVPVRVPGAPARRPSRQKRAWDEAPRWQIYLPLGIYLVFTLVPFYWILLFALRPAGSTALVPWPMTFEHFEKVWNERDFAVYFQNSVITGVATLLLTTGVALAGGYALARFEFRIKRGFMLALLCTQFVPGALLLVPLFQIFAELKMINSLGSVIIAETVFQLPLSMILISGFIRNVPYSLEEAAWVDGCNRLTAFRIVVLPLLRPGLIAVGSFAFVHAWNHFLFALMFLSDQTKQTIPVGLNTLMSADSVDLGALAAGGIIAAVPVVVVFAFIQKWLITGFSAGAVKG
- the araD gene encoding L-arabinonate dehydratase encodes the protein MKRFDDQPRKRPEELRSHQWYGAEGLRSFSHRARTRQLGYLPEEHLGKPVVAILNTWSDINPCHVHLRDRAQAVKRGVWQAGGFPLEFPVSTLSETFQKPTPMLYRNLLAMETEELLRSYPVDGAVLMGGCDKTTPALLMGAASVDLPTVFVPAGPMLPGHWRNEVLGSGTDMWKYWDDKRAGLIGDCELAELENGLARSPGHCMTMGTASTLTAAAEALGVTVPGASSIPAVDSGHDRMAAQAGMRIVEQVHKGRVLSEILTRDAFEDAVTTVLGLGGSTNAVIHLIAMAGRAGVELTLDDFDRVARTVPVLANVRPGGQKYLMEDFHFAGGLPGFLSRIPDLLHLDRPTVSHDTLREQLAGAQVHNDDVIRHREDPVASEGGVAVLRGNLCPDGAVIKHIAAEPHLLKHTGAAVVFDDYRTMQRTINDPALGITADTVLVLRGSGPKGGPGMPEYGMLPIPDHLLKQGVRDMVRISDARMSGTSYGTCVLHVAPESHVGGPLALVRTGDSITLDVEARSLQLNVDDEELDRRRAQWTPPPVRYERGYGALYNEQITQADTGCDFAFLARPGKVADPYAG
- a CDS encoding GntR family transcriptional regulator, with translation MTSVPTPIPSRTQYVLEEIKRRILTGRLTPGQALVETELAAQFGVSKTPVREALKTLAGTGLVVMSQYKGVTVRMVDADMAREVYDVRLLLEPEALKRAVRRGASLDAAREALTKADGATDTAERSLANREFHRALYLPCGNPLLGRMLDEVRDQAALVSAVAWAASPSWEREAGEHREILRLALAGDADGAGRALHAHIASFVHRAFPETAHEAPAETKAEKGQE
- a CDS encoding PmoA family protein → MTAQPPDAPVVLRVAGRPVARYVTRPELPARFSPRPYLHPVTTLAGTAVTELSPADHAHHLGVGVAVPDVEGHNFWGGRTYVRDRGPTELDNHGAQRHSSFQLRDPDGFVEELRWVASGTELLRERRTVAATELTDSAWALDFTFSLTNVTSDPLSIGSPATNGRPGAAYGGFFWRARKEDTPPAVFTAGTEGEASVHGAPADWLALAGADWTLVFAGATGTTRRDPWFVRTAEYPGVGSSLASGARLPVPSGGTAVRRIVTVVADGRLDRTEAAALVRKAVSQ